From Pyrenophora tritici-repentis strain M4 chromosome 1, whole genome shotgun sequence, the proteins below share one genomic window:
- a CDS encoding CinA, protein (competence- and mitomycin-induced): MAPPSFPPEELRHIVQEVATLLKERKETVSVAETAAGGLLSATLLSFPGASTYYRGGLTLYTLESRIAFAGWTQETISSYSGPTPSIVSGLAEHTRSTLGSTYTVSESGTAGPTGGSTRNRTPGYVALAVARSGGATVTREVETGSSEREANMVAFALEGLRLLRDVIKGEEVGKL; this comes from the exons ATGGCACCACCTAGTTTCCCACCAGAAGAGCTCCGCCACATAGTTCAAGAAGTAGCCACGCTTCTGAAAGAGCGCAAAGAAACAGTTTCAGTAGCGGAAACC GCAGCAGGTGGACTCCTCTCTGCAACGCTCCTCTCCTTCCCAGGCGCCTCAACCTACTACCGCGGCGGCTTAACCCTCTACACGCTCGAATCGCGCATCGCATTCGCAGGCTGGACGCAAGAAACGATATCCTCGTACAGCGGCCCCACGCCGTCCATCGTCTCAGGTCTTGCCGAACACACGCGCAGCACACTCGGCAGCACATACACGGTAAGCGAGAGCGGGACAGCTGGACCTACGGGGGGAAGCACTCGCAACCGCACGCCAGGCTATGTGGCTCTTGCAGTGGCGCGCTCAGGTGGTGCGACGGTGACGCGGGAGGTGGAGACGGGCAGTTCAGAGCGCGAGGCGAACATGGTGGCCTTTGCGCTGGAGGGGTTGAGGTTGCTAAGGGATGTGATCAAGGGGGAGGAGGTGGGCAAGCTGTGA
- a CDS encoding PP2C multi-domain protein, with translation MTKNESVGRHGSVESSWSSRSGDTIRPYGRAGSLRGTPVTVKTDKSLNSNAEKESEISPGTVPPAPPPKDASHRPRRPPNWDGPTTTSFGDHRKQLAVLETSGNRVPSISRNPPTASSANSHMAPWSTTNGGAMANSVWSSFFNDSNEDLAQPSPGFRPQSGSREDSMGFPLKDDRRPSVASATTVSSTGSKSSISRGFHKKLQNIFGDDFPADGRQHSDTSLPYAPDAQSQRPMRNRGNSLNNTIGSSHQSRPVSPTNSRPRTPQASSEVTPWEFQDSKEFPTPGEYGGRRSSEQHSAKSGRSHHKLHVRLPGTTGHRHRSSKEENKAPDSRSDISQSYTLRPTTSRDDVPQNPRPNQPSALSSAFTSKTSLLGRPSSPTPSSFSDMPREDRIAQRSPSTSKPSHGFFARLRGKDKEKSDRVAPNDNLKSLSSVGTASTTSLNPSISTARSARVEPSPQAVAMAKRQPSTNGVDERLPAKARAPHHRLPTFRKDKRAPANEPTGRDPNDNIASTAGNDAVFFLDSNLDDMEGIVNLQQQPPMTPPVGELLKQPTVGEEIAAPGPEDDGTAAWDAPDSWAVKRMKDEMDKVRDVEDTGTPSKEESDSKTYCLRIFRVDSTFATLSATLNTTVQEIIQILGKKTVLQDELDNYHIVMRKHDTSRQLENNERPLLIQKRLLELAGYTDMDRLEDVGREDNSYLCRFTFLPAKMSGYSSLERDPGFSKMQKFSHIDLQGRNLITIPITLYQKATEIISLNLSRNLSLDVPRDFILACTNLREIKYTSNDARRLPPSLSLASRLTMLDISNNRLQSLDRAELYKLQSLQGLRLSNNGLTRLPPYFGQYRALRSLNLSSNSLHEFPDFLCEVRTLVDLDISFNSISSLPRIGQLTCLERLWATNNKLTGSFPPTLSNLVNLREIDVRFNALDSMDVMSQLPRLEYLMIGHNSISAFEGYFPKIRVLHMNHNPVTRFGLTQPTPSLSVLNLASAKLAQLPEDLFGKLTGLTKLILDKNHFTSISNNVGKLYRLEHLSIARNSLDVLPAEIGRLVELKYLDVRENNLAVLPQELWYARRLETLNVSSNVLDAFPKPGTAPPQVANGEQAQVDGPTPGLTSSPSYEELGKLEDFQNRRPSQASGGLSVGTSPAPSNRKGSMASYNTTSTVRKPSVASRAPTEGTVTPMSRKDSSLSSRLVTTFAGSLRHVFLADNRLTDDVFDELCLLPELRIVNLAYNLIYDVPPRTIRRWQHLTELYLSGNDLTSLPSEDLEEVGSLKVLHINNNKFQVLPAELGKVAQLAVLDVASNSLKYNVSNWPYDWNWNWNHKLRYLNLSGNKRLEIKPSGSYSGSGVNMREGRDLTDFSSLINLRVLGLMDVTMMVPSVPEQSEDRRVRTAGSAVGTMAYGMADSLGRNEHISTMDMVVPRFRSHDDEQLLGLFDAQPLAGGGSKIAKYLYDHFKNRFADELERLRPQETPSDALRRTYLGLNKELATAANQGIDKNAFTAPTQPRSSVPELGDDDLTSGSVATVLFLKEMELYISNVGDAQALLIRSEGGHKILTRKHDPAEPSERSRIREAGGFVSRQGKLNDILEVSRAFGYVQMSPSVIASPHILNLTLGDTDEMVLVASRELWEYLTPDFAVDVARSERNDLMRAAQKLRDLAIAFGATNKIMVMLLGVSDLKSKQRARYRTQSMSLVPAPGADPDWGASRRRGKKGNLVGDSKLARLDNEVDAPTGEVSLVFTDIKNSTILWETYPIAMRSAIKMHNELMRRQLRIIGGYEVKTEGDAFMVAFRTVTSALLWCFTIQSQLLEVQWPQEILNSVNGQEVVDPDGNVIFRGLSVRMGIHWGTPVCEVDPVTKRMDYFGPMVNRASRISSVADGGQITVSSDFIAEIQRLLETHIEGDRNNSAGSEEAYGDDMNSQMIRGELRSLSSQGFEVKDLGERRLKGLENPEYIYLMYPHSLASRLAVQRQTEQKPAEQKTEAIVGQKMAGSQLTIDTEDVWDLWNISLRLEMLCSSLESPGCVELKPPETALLERMKSRGGEITDRFLINFVEHQISRIESCANTLALRHMIRPFGAAPLLQQACHMGDIFTELEAKLKRLEEFERGAMEGMAPS, from the exons ATGACCAAGAACGAGAGCGTGGGCCGCCATGGCTCGGTGGAGAGCTCGTGGAGCTCGCGCTCTGGCGACACGATACGGCCCTATGGACGCGCGGGATCGCTGAGGGGCACGCCCGTGACGGTCAAGACGGACAAGAGCCTCAATTCAAA TGCCGAAAAGGAGTCTGAGATATCGCCTGGCACCGTCCCTCCAGCTCCTCCGCCCAAAGACGCCTCGCATCGCCCACGGAGACCGCCCAATTGGGACGGCCCCACGACGACTTCCTTCGGAGATCACCGGAAACAGCTGGCTGTGTTGGAGACTTCGGGGAACAGGGTGCCGTCGATATCGCGCAATCCACCTACGGCCTCGAGCGCCAATTCACACATGGCGCCCTGGTCGACGACCAACGGAGGCGCCATGGCCAACAGTGTCTGGAGTAGCTTCTTCAACGACTCCAACGAGGACCTGGCTCAGCCCTCGCCGGGCTTCCGCCCCCAGAGCGGCAGTCGCGAAGACAGCATGGGCTTCCCGCTCAAGGACGACCGCCGCCCCTCGGTCGCGAGTGCCACGACGGTGAGCAGCACGGGCTCAAAGTCGAGCATCAGTCGCGGCTTCCACAAGAAGCTGCAGAACATCTTCGGTGACGACTTCCCCGCCGACGGTCGCCAGCACTCCGACACGAGCCTGCCGTATGCGCCCGACGCCCAGAGCCAGCGCCCCATGCGCAACCGGGGCAATTCACTCAACAACACCATAGGCAGCAGCCACCAGTCCCGTCCCGTGTCGCCTACCAATTCGCGTCCACGCACTCCCCAGGCCTCGTCCGAAGTCACGCCCTGGGAGTTCCAAGACTCCAAG GAATTTCCCACGCCGGGCGAGTATGGAGGACGTCGCTCATCCGAGCAACATTCAGCCAAGTCAGGCCGCTCACATCACAAGCTGCATGTAAGGCTGCCGGGCACAACTGGCCATCGCCACAGGAGCAGCAAGGAAGAGAACAAGGCACCAGATTCACGCTCAGACATCAGCCAGTCCTACACACTGCGGCCGACCACCAGCCGCGACGACGTACCGCAAAACCCCCGCCCGAACCAGCCCTCGGCCCTCAGCTCTGCCTTTACCTCCAAGACGAGCCTTCTGGGTCGTCCCTCGAGCCCGACGCCCAGTTCCTTTTCGGATATGCCCAGAGAGGACAGGATAGCCCAGCGATCACCCAGCACCAGCAAGCCATCCCACGGCTTCTTTGCACGCTTACGCGGCAAGGACAAGGAAAAGTCTGACCGTGTAGCACCAAACGACAATCTCAAGAGCCTGAGCTCAGTGGGAACGGCCTCGACTACTTCTCTGAACCCCTCCATCAGCACAGCACGGTCCGCGAGGGTAGAGCCGTCTCCGCAAGCCGTCGCCATGGCAAAGCGGCAGCCGAGTACAAATGGCGTGGACGAGCGCTTGCCAGCCAAGGCGAGAGCGCCTCACCATCGTCTGCCTACTTTTAGGAAGGACAAACGGGCACCTGCGAACGAGCCAACGGGACGGGACCCCAATGACAACATTGCCAGCACTGCCGGCAACGACGCCGTCTTCTTCCTAGACAGCAATTTGGACGACATGGAAGGTATCGTCAATCTGCAGCAGCAACCGCCCATGACACCACCCGTGGGGGAGTTGTTGAAGCAACCAACAGTGGGCGAGGAGATTGCTGCGCCTGGACCGGAAGACGATGGCACGGCAGCATGGGATGCACCAGACTCCTGGGCTGTAAAACGCATGAAGGACGAAATGGACAAGGTGCGCGACGTCGAGGATACCGGAACGCCTTCCAAGGAAGAGAGTGACAGTAAAACGTATTGTTTGCGCATCTTCAGAGTCGATTCGACATTTGCGACACTGTCAGCTACCTTGAACACCACCGTACAAGAGATCATCCAGATATTAGGTAAGAAGACTGTACTGCAGGACGAACTCGACAACTACCACATCGTAATGCGCAAGCATGACACTTCTCGGCAACTGGAAAACAACGAGCGTCCGCTGTTGATCCAAAAGCGACTTCTAGAACTCGCCGGATATACGGATATGGACCGTCTGGAAGATGTGGGCCGAGAGGATAACAGCTACCTCTGCAGATTTACCTTCCTTCCCGCCAAGATGAGCGGATACTCAAGTTTAGAGCGAGACCCCGGGTTTAGCAAGATGCAAAAGTTTAGCCATATCGATCTCCAAGGCCGGAACTTGATTACCATTCCCATCACGCTATACCAAAAAGCAACGGAGATTATATCGCTCAACTTGTCCCGGAACCTGTCGTTGGACGTACCCAGAGATTTCATCCTCGCCTGCACCAACCTGCGCGAGATCAAATATACCAGCAACGATGCAAGGCGATTACCCCCTAGTCTCAGTCTGGCAAGCCGCCTAACCATGCTCGACATATCGAACAACCGTCTCCAGTCGCTTGATCGTGCCGAGTTATACAAGTTGCAAAGTCTTCAAGGTCTGCGGCTTTCAAACAACGGGTTGACGAGGCTCCCACCTTATTTCGGACAATACCGCGCCCTTCGTAGTCTGAACCTGAGCTCCAACTCCTTGCACGAGTTTCCTGATTTCCTTTGTGAGGTCCGGACACTAGTAGATCTCGACATCAGTTTCAACTCGATATCCAGCTTGCCTAGGATAGGCCAATTGACGTGTTTGGAGAGACTTTGGGCGACCAATAACAAACTAACCGGGAGCTTTCCGCCAACGCTGAGCAACCTCGTAAATCTACGGGAAATTGACGTGCGATTTAATGCACTCGATAGCATGGACGTCATGTCCCAATTACCACGACTAGAATACCTGATGATTGGCCACAATTCCATCTCGGCATTTGAAGGCTACTTTCCCAAGATCAGGGTACTACACATGAACCACAATCCAGTCACAAGATTTGGCCTCACCCAACCAACACCGTCGTTGTCTGTCCTCAACCTTGCCTCCGCCAAACTTGCTCAATTGCCCGAGGACCTGTTCGGAAAGCTTACTGGCCTTACAAAGCTAATACTTGACAAAAATCATTTCACATCAATATCGAACAATGTCGGGAAACTTTACAGGTTGGAGCATTTGAGTATAGCTCGAAATTCTTTGGACGTGCTACCTGCAGAGATTGGCCGACTTGTAGAGCTCAAATATCTGGATGTGCGTGAGAACAACCTCGCCGTGCTTCCTCAAGAACTCTGGTATGCACGACGATTGGAAACGCTCAATGTATCATCAAACGTTCTCGACGCATTCCCTAAACCAGGCACCGCACCCCCACAAGTAGCCAATGGAGAGCAGGCTCAAGTTGACGGTCCTACGCCAGGGCTGACGTCGAGTCCCAGCTACGAGGAGCTGGGGAAGCTGGAAGACTTCCAGAATCGCCGGCCAAGTCAGGCCTCCGGGGGTCTTAGCGTCGGTACCTCGCCTGCTCCGTCGAACCGGAAGGGTTCCATGGCTTCTTACAACACGACGAGTACCGTCCGCAAGCCATCGGTCGCATCTCGTGCGCCTACTGAAGGCACAGTGACGCCCATGTCCCGCAAAGACTCCAGCCTTAGTAGCCGCTTGGTGACGACTTTTGCGGGCTCGCTTCGTCACGTGTTCCTAGCCGACAATCGGCTTACCGATGATGTGTTCGACGAATTGTGTCTATTACCTGAGTTGCGAATCGTGAACCTGGCCTATAATCTCATCTATGATGTACCACCTCGTACAATCCGTAGATGGCAACATCTGACCGAACTGTACCTTTCTGGTAACGACCTAACATCGTTGCCATCGGAAGATCTTGAGGAGGTTGGCTCCCTCAAAGTGCTCCATATTAACAACAACAAGTTCCAAGTTCTGCCTGCTGAACTTGGTAAGGTTGCTCAACTAGCCGTTCTCGATGTCGCTAGTAATTCTCTCAAGTACAATGTTTCGAATTGGCCGTACGATTGGAACTGGAACTGGAACCACAAACTCCGGTACCTGAATTTGTCTGGAAACAAGCGTCTAGAAATCAAGCCCAGCGGGTCGTATAGTGGCAGTGGCGTGAATATGCGAGAAGGCCGCGATCTCACGGACTTTAGCTCTTTGATCAATCTGCGGGTCTTGGGTCTGATGGACGTAACGATGATGGTGCCGTCAGTACCCGAACAGTCAGAAGACCGGAGAGTGCGCACTGCAGGCTCGGCTGTCGGCACCATGGCCTACGGTATGGCAGATTCACTCGGCCGCAATGAACACATTTCAACAATGGATATGGTCGTTCCCCGCTTCCGTAGCCACGACGACGAGCAGCTGCTGGGGTTGTTTGACGCGCAGCCACTTGCGGGAGGCGGATCCAAGATTGCCAAGTATTTGTACGATCACTTCAAGAACCGATTCGCCGACGAGCTCGAGCGTTTGCGCCCGCAGGAAACACCTTCGGACGCGCTAAGGCGCACTTACTTGGGCCTCAACAAGGAATTGGCTACCGCTGCAAATCAGGGCATCGACAAGAACGCTTTCACTGCACCCACTCAACCACGCAGCTCAGTGCCCGAACTTGGTGACGACGACCTAACTTCCGGAAGCGTAGCCACGGTTTTATTCCTGAAAGAGATGGAGCTTTACATATCGAATGTGGGTGATGCACAAGCACTGCTTatccgatcagaaggagGACACAAGATCCTTACCCGAAAACACGACCCTGCCGAGCCAAGTGAGAGGTCAAGAATACGCGAGGCTGGCGGTTTTGTGTCACGACAAGGTAAACTCAACGACATACTCGAGGTGTCTAGGGCGTTTGGATACGTGCAGATGTCACCCTCCGTCATTGCCTCACCTCACATACTCAACCTCACACTGGGTGATACAGATGAAATGGTATTGGTGGCGTCCCGAGAGCTTTGGGAATACCTTACCCCGGATTTTGCGGTCGATGTCGCCCGATCTGAGCGAAACGATCTCATGCGGGCCGCACAGAAACTTCGCGACCTCGCCATCGCATTTGGTGCTACAAACAAGATCATGGTGATGCTGCTTGGGGTCAGCGATCTCAAGAGCAAACAGCGTGCTCGATATCGCACTCAGAGCATGTCTTTGGTGCCTGCTCCTGGTGCCGACCCAGACTGGGGCGCATCTCGCAGACGTGGAAAGAAGGGCAATCTGGTTGGTGACTCTAAATTAGCTCGACTCGACAACGAAGTGGACGCGCCAACGGGTGAAGTCAGCTTGGTATTCACTGACATCAAGAACTCGACAATACTCTGGGAAACGTACCCGATTGCAATGCGCTCTGCGATCAAGATGCACAACGAGCTCATGCGTCGCCAGCTACGTATAATTGGCGGCTATGAGGTCAAGACGGAAGGTGATGCTTTCATGGTCGCTTTCCGTACTGTCACATCAGCGTTGCTATGGTGCTTCACCATACAGAGCCAATTGCTTGAAGTGCAGTGGCCGCAGGAGATTCTCAATAGCGTCAACGGACAAGAGGTTGTTGATCCCGATGGTAATGTCATCTTCCGAGGTCTCTCGGTTCGCATGGGTATCCACTGGGGTACGCCCGTATGCGAAGTCGATCCCGTTACCAAGCGCATGGACTATTTTGGCCCCATGGTCAACCGCGCCTCACGTATCTCATCCGTCGCCGATGGAGGTCAGATCACGGTCTCTTCCGACTTCATTGCCGAGATCCAGCGACTCCTCGAAACACATATTGAAGGAGATCGCAATAACTCTGCTGGATCCGAAGAAGCATATGGTGACGACATGAATAGCCAAATGATTCGGGGAGAGCTTCGCTCCCTTAGCAGTCAAGGTTTTGAAGTCAAAGACCTTGGTGAGCGCCGCCTCAAAGGTCTTGAGAACCCTGAATACATTTACCTCATGTACCCACACTCGCTTGCCAGCCGCCTTGCCGTTCAGCGACAGACAGAACAGAAACCAGCAGAGCAGAAGACGGAGGCTATAGTCGGTCAGAAGATGGCAGGGAGCCAACTCACCATCGACACGGAAGATGTATGGGATCTCTGGAACATTAGTCTGCGCCTGGAAATGCTTTGCAGTTCGCTCGAGAGCCCCGGGTGTGTAGAGTTGAAGCCTCCAGAGACGGCATTGTTGGAGAGGATGAAGAGCAGAGGCGGAGAGATTACGGACCGATTCTTGATCAACTTTGTGGAGCACCAGATCTCTAGAATCGAG TCTTGTGCAAATACTCTTGCCCTTCGTCACATGATTCGGCCATTTGGTGCTGCGCCTCTGCTTCAACAAGCATGTCACATGGGCGATATCTTCACAGAGCTTGAAGCCAAGCTGAAGCGACTGGAAGAATTTGAGCGCGGAGCCATGGAGGGAATGGCACCTTCATAA
- a CDS encoding CypX, Cytochrome P450, whose product MITALILSALTSFVVYHVVWRYRGLKYHLALAKSSGLPVVVLPWDTFSTFWLATFAIWLPILQRIVPKSQHGVWMDILHPEWSHLSGYSVFEKVGKDIFLVASPSKNWCFVANAEAIDQIATRRNDFPKPLEMYQSLNIYGKNLVTTEGSDWRTHRKLVAPSFSDKNYRLVFGETIHHAKSLLTLWAGPDGRGNKTVVDPSVAAMNLALYVISGAGFDVRVAWPHEDAKNQVDNKSGDDAIFVSAKPPPGHTMSYREALSILLHHMLWTVVFPLHWLPWSPVEIHRKVGVAVSEWGNYMDDIYQAKKKQVISGDNKEGMDIFNALIRGSGIADPKNTTVTTSDLFGNAFVLILAGHETTANALHFSLLLLAMKWHTQKKLQEDIDNVFGGKPMDQWNYEEHFPKLFSSMPAAILNETLRLLQPITNIPKSTAPGRPQQLTIDGQQYTIPGDTRILFNSAIHRNPKYWPPPADKPNKPGFNDADYFRPERWIVDAKPTEEFVDHEYDDEDLRGPSGEDTSSLLFKPVKGSYIPFSDGYRSCIGRRFAQVEMMVVLAAIFSQYSVEFAVEDWATDEEVEKMPKGGKERRELYQKAIDRAQYKLTHEMGSIITLQLRGSPVPIRLMKRGEERFAFD is encoded by the exons ATGATCACCGCATTGATTCTTAGCGCTCTCACGAGCTTCGTCGTTTACCATGTTGTTTGGCGTTACCGTGGCCTCAAGTACCACCTCGCCCTGGCAAAGAGCTCTGGCTTACCTGTAGTCGTACTGCCATGGGACACATTCAGTACCTTCTGGCTGGCCACGTTCGCGATATGGCTGCCGATACTGCAGAGAATAGTACCGAAATCTCAACACGGTGTATGGATGGA TATCCTGCACCCAGAATGGAGTCACCTATCAGGCTACAGTGTCTTTGAAAAGGTGGGCAAGGATATCTTCCTTGTCGCTAGCCCAAGTAAAAATTGGTGCTTTGTTGCCAATGCGGAAGCTATCGATCAGATCGCCACCCGCCGCAATGACTTCCCTAAGCCACTCGAGATGTACCAGTCGCTCAACATCTACGGAAAAAACCTCGTCACCACTGAAGGTTCGGATTGGCGTACACATCGCAAGCTAGTTGCCCCAAGTTTTAGTGATAAAAACTATAGGCTAGTATTTGGGGAAACAATTCATCACGCAAAATCCTTGCTGACTCTATGGGCTGGTCCTGATGGACGCGGTAACAAGACTGTGGTAGACCCCTCTGTGGCAGCGATGAACTTGGCCCTTTATGTTATCAGCGGTGCAGGTTTCGACGTGCGCGTAGCATGGCCACATGAAGACGCAAAGAACCAAGTAGATAATAAATCCGGTGACGACGCCATCTTCGTGTCTGCCAAGCCGCCGCCTGGTCATACAATGAGCTATCGGGAGGCTCTTAGTATACTGCTTCATCACATGCTCTGGACAGTGGTTTTCCCTCTCCATTGGCTCC CATGGTCCCCAGTCGAGATTCACCGTAAAGTCGGTGTGGCTGTGAGTGAATGGGGCAATTACATGGACGACATCTATCAAGCCAAGAAGAAACAAGTCATCTCTGGTGATAACAAGGAAGGCATGGATATTTTCAACGCCTTGATCCGTGGAAGCGGCATCGCCGACCCCAAGAACACGACTGTCACTACTAGCGACCTATTCGGCAACGCTTTTGTGCTCATCCTCGCTGGTCACGAAACAACAGCCAACGCACTACACTTTTCTTTGCTACTCCTGGCAATGAAATGGCATACACAGAAGAAACTACAGGAGGATATTGACAATGTCTTTGGTGGGAAACCAATGGACCAGTGGAATTACGAGGAGCATTTTCCGAAGCTCTTTAGCAGTATGCCCGCAGCAATCTTGAATGAGACGCTCAGACTTTTACAGCCAATTACCAACATTCCGAAGTCGACAGCACCCGGACGACCCCAGCAGCTCACCATAGATGGTCAACAGTATACCATACCCGGAGACACGCGCATCTTGTTCAACTCAGCTATCCATCGCAATCCAAAGTACTGGCCGCCGCCAGCGGACAAACCCAACAAGCCTGGATTCAACGATGCTGACTACTTCAGACCGGAACGCTGGATCGTAGATGCTAAACCCACAGAGGAGTTTGTCGACCATGAGTACGATGACGAAGACCTGCGTGGCCCCTCTGGCGAGGACACTTCTTCCCTGCTCTTCAAACCAGTCAAGGGCTCTTACATTCCGTTTAGCGACGGCTACAGATCCTGCATCGGACGACGCTTTGCACAGGTCGAGATGATGGTCGTGTTGGCGGCTATCTTCTCGCAATATAGTGTTGAATTTGCAGTTGAAGACTGGGCCACTGATGAAGAGGTGGAGAAAATGCCAAAGGGAGGcaaggaaagaagagagcTGTATCAGAAGGCCATTGATCGAGCACAGTACAAGCTCACGCACGAGATGGGAAGCATCATCACCCTGCAGTTGAGAGGCAGTCCTGTTCCTATCAGGTTAATGAAGAGGGGCGAGGAACGATTTGCTTTTGATTAG